GATACGTTGCATAAAATTGTTAGAATTTTTAAGAGAAATTGAAATATTATAAATATCTGAAAAAATAAATGTAATTATGATACGAGGGGTCGTAGGTACTGGCATACCTCGCCCTCGTACAGTTACTTAAAAAACAAGTTACCTACAAGGGATAAAATGAGTTCAAGTAACCAATATTAATTTATGGTTAAAATACTATATAACTTTTTGGAGATAATTATTAGTATAAATATTAAATATTTGAAAGAACAAAATTAGCAATATGTAACATTCGTGATTATGAGTAGGATCATTGGTGTTGGAGCACCTCACCTTCTCAAAACCACAGGTTACAAAAAAACAGAACACCTAACGGGATGAAATGATTTCAGTAACCAATATTAATTTATGGTCAAAATACTATATAACTTTTTGTTATATAGTCGCTGACGAAAAGCGAAGTTTAAAATACTTAGCGGAAGCTATAAACAAATTTTATTACTTTTTACAAAAAAATATAAAAAAGAATTATTCTTTTTTACACACTGTCATAGTATCATTTTTAAAATCAATTTCCCAAATTAATGTGTCTCCTTTTTTTAAATTGAAAAAGTCACGTGCAGTTGATGGAATTGTGGTTGTTAAAGACCCAGCAACCTTTTGGATTTTTGTTTCATATTTCATATCAAAATTCTCCTTATTTTTATTAAAATATATATGTTTTAATTTTTATTTAAACTTATCTTTATATTATTCTTTAAAGAATAAAAATTTAATTAAAATAGGAGGTGAATAATTATGACAGTCAATTTATTAAAAAAAATAGAACATGAACTAACATGTATTACAGGTTTATATGCAGCAGATAATCTAGAATTTAATGAAAGTTTCCAATTAGATTATAATGAATTAATAAAAATGATAAATGAAAAAATAAAAGAATTGGAGACTCAAAAATGAGATCCTCCAATTGAGTTCATTCTAATTTAGTATATGGATATTTGTCCTTAATGTTATTATGGAAATATTTGCCTTTTGAACTAGCAGCCATTAATCCATCATAAACATCTTGAGGAACATTGTAATATTCATAAAGGCCACTTTTTAAGAATTTAATTCTCAATGTTTCTGTTGAAGGATCATAGCCTACAGATTCTAAATTACTTGAACTTACTGGTGTCATAATCATTTTTTCACCTCCTTTTTATTGGGTAGATATATAATATGTAATTAAAAATATAAAAAGTAGTGATAACTATATAAATATTTATTAATAGAAATATTTATATATAAGTTAATACAACAATATATATTAAAGAATTAACAAAGAGTTGGAGCTCAATGTTAATCTCTTAAAAAAAGTCCTAACGGGATGAATAGAAATGTTAGATATAGTAGAAATGGGTGAGGGTACTGTTACTCTCAAAAAAGAAGACTATGAACGTTTAGTCTTGGAACGTGACGAATACAAAGCTATTTGTCATGAGTTTAGTAGAATTAAAAAGAACTTGGATTCTAAAATTAAGGGTGGTGTCATTAATGAGTAATGACACTGAACTTAAGGAAATTACTGTTTGGATTAATCCTGATTTTGATGAGATCCAAATGGGACAAATAGTGGCAACCACCACTAGTGAGTTTGATTTTAATGGTGTTACTCATGTTTTTGATAAAAGTGCTACTACTGGTGTAAATGTACTTGTTGAACACATTGGTGAAGATTATTCTGAATACATCCCTGAAAAGTCATGTAATGGTGGTTGTTATGGGTATGATTATTGGAAAGTACATCGTGTACTTTCTAATTCTCAAACTGTTAATGTTGAACAGTTAAAAACACGTTATAGGGGTCGTAATTATAAGTATGAGCAGACTCAGAGAAAAGTTGCTGATGCTTTAGGTTGGACTAGTTTTTATGAAATTACGCCTGTAGAGTTGAAAAATGTGGATCCAGTTTATTTAAAAAAATTAGATCCAGAACTAATTTTAGAATTAACAAAAACATATAATGAGTCTCGTGAGGCTTATTGGGAGTTACACGAGGCTGAGTGTGTGCATGATGGTCGTTTGGATTATCATTCTGCTTGTAAGAAAACTTATGATTTTCTAGATAGTATGGCTTTTGAGGAGTCTAGTAAATGGTTGTTAAGTCATGGTTTGAACACTTTGACTTTGACTCAGAAGTTATTAGAGGATCCTAATTTTTTAGAGGATGGGGGTTTAATATGATTAGTACTGGTGATTCTGAGATGGATTATGTCATCAAAACTTTAGATGATAAGGGTTATGGTCCATGTAACATTAAATTGGACTGGATTAATGAACATCCTTTTATAGTTTTGTATTGTCTTGAGGGTGTTACTGAGTTAGTTCAGAAGTTCAATTATTTGGGTGTAGGAGTATTGCCTATTAAAGATTCTTATACTATGGGTGTTCCTGGAATTAATTTAAACAGGAATATTTCTAAAGTAGTTGAATATGTGGATCAAATCACTAACAAAGGTGAAGATCCTAAAATGGATGGTGTTAAATCAATTGAAGATGTTAAAGTTTGGTTGAAATTACATTATCCTCATGATATTCAGGACTTATTAAATATGGGTATTGATAATGATATTGGGATCATTAATGTGTTAAATCATAAGTACCAGTTGGGGCTTATGGAATTAACTACTAATGGGATTATTTCTGATTATGTAGATGTTGAAGGAGTGATTGTATGATTGCTTTCTTTTTAGGTTTAGTATTTTTGGGAATTTTTGCAGTGGTGTTTTATATTTTTTATAGTAATCATGTTTCTGTTCTTAAAGCACCGTTAACACATCGTAAATATTCATGGAAAGATATTGTAGCAAGTAATAAGGATTTGTTACCTGCTGTAGTGTTGGTTTTTGTTATTTTTTTAATTATTTTAGTTATGGTGGTTACTGGTGTTGGTGCTACTGAATCTAATACTTATTACTACCATTTAGGGGGTAGTTAAAAATGTTGAGTTTTAAAATGGATAAACCTGGTGAACGTAAATTAAAAACATTAATTTATGGTCTTGATGGTGCGGGTAAATCTACGGCGGCGGAATTATATTGTAAGAAAAGGGATTTGCATCCTGTATGTGTTGATATGGATGATACGAATTATACGGATGTTCCTAGAGTGGATGTTGATTGGAAACAGGATAGGGATGTAGTTAATGGAATGAAGGAAATCATCAGGGATATTCAAAGAGATGAACATTTTGATACTTTAATTATTGATGGTTGTGGAACATTATCTAATCTTTTAATTCCACCAATAAAAGAATCTCAAAGGGCTTATTTGTTACGTACTCAAAACTTTAAAAAAATTTGGAAATGTATGTTAAATAGTGATATTAATATTATTTTTATAGGTCAAAAGGATTTAATTGTTACTGAGGAAAATGATTCATCTAAATTTGCAGAAATGATTAATAATATGGTGGATTGGAAATTTAGGTGTTATCGTAATGGGTCTGCTTTTAAAGTGGAATGTACTAAATGGAGACGGGAAAAGGAGGAGTTATATTGAATCCTCCTTTATTAATTACTACTTTTGGTAGGGCGAAAGTTGATACTAGTGGTTATTATCGTATTACTTCTCGTAGAGAAGGTAATCATCTTAAGTTATTACATCGTTTAATTTTTGAGAAATTTCATGGGGGTATACCTGAAGGTTATATTGTTCATCATAAAGATGGTGATAAATTCAATAATTGTATTTTGAATTTAGAATTGCTTAGTTTAAGGGAACATATAATTCATCATGATAAAGGAAATGATGCTAAACATAGGAAAATTTGTCTTGCAAGAAACAATACGGGGTATCGAAGGGTATCTATTAAAAAGTGTGATTCTTGTAAACAAGGATTCATTTATTATTATCGTTATTATGATGATGAGGGTAATCATAAATCAATTGTTTCTGTTAATTTTGATATATTAAAAGAAAAGGTGCTTTCTAAAGGTTTATTATGGGAAAAATTTGAAGATTCAATTTGTGAGGAGGTTTAAGGATAATGGTTAAGTATTTGTTAAATGGTTTTAGTTTTAGCATGCCAAGACCTGAATCAGGTTTGTTGGTGTGGCATAGTTTAACTGAGGAGGAATTCCTGGAGCAGACTAGGTATAATAATGTGATTTCTTGTATTGGTCATAAAGACCTAGCACGATTATTAAATGTAGAGTATAATCGTGAATCAATCACTTTAAATGTAGGGGATGTTGCATATATTGTGTACTTGAAGGGTGGTCGTTTACCTGAGGGTGCTAAAACATTACCTGATGGAGTGGAGTTGGGTTTTAATTGTGTTAAAATTTTAGAGGAGATTTAGCATGTTGACTCAGAAGTTAGTTAATGTTCAAAAAAATTTAATGGGGATCCATATTAAGAGTACTGCTCTTGATACTTTAATCCCTTTAATTTTTAAAGAATGTGTCAAGGAAAAAGTAATGTTTTATTTTACTTTTGTGGAAAACACAGCTATATTAAAGTTACGTGATTTAGAAAGTGAAAATAAAGAATTAAACATTAGACTGTATCATGAAAACATTACTGAATATGAGACTCTTAAAAAAGCATTATTAATAAATGCTTTTTTAATCACTTCTAAAAAAGAAAATTTTACCCAGTCTAAATCTTCTGAAAAAAGAATTATTTCAAGTGATACAACAACACCAGCTCCTATTCAAAGAGCAATAGAAAAAATACAAAAGAAAGGTGTACCGGTAGATCGCAGAACTATTGAAAGACACATTGATCTTGGAAGTATGGGTGCAGATGTGCGTAAAAAATGCATTCATTACTTAAAAAACATGGATGAGGGGGCATAAAATTATGTCTCTTACATCTAAAACAGTCATCAAGGATACGCAAGGGTATATTTTTAGTGTTTCTTCTGAAAGTGAAGAAAACACTGAATATACTGTAGCATATAATCATGATGATGGGTGGTTTTGTAACTGCCCACATCACCTTTTCAGAAAAGCTTACTGTAAACATATGAAAGCAGCTGCAGTTAGTGAAAATATTGTTGATGAAAATGTTTTTACAGGTGGTTTAATTGGTTAATCATACAGATTTTGATAATAAATTTGTTTTTCAAAGCATACAAAAGATGGATAAAGGTTCTTTTAGAAGGTATGTTATTCCAGAATATCTACATTCTAACAAAGGGAATTCTATTCTTCTTAATCAAGCTTATGATATTTTTAAGAATAAAGGTTCTTTTGATGGATACAGTGTTTATGAGATTGTGTTTGAATTTTCACCATTGCCTTTTAAAACATTTGGTGATATTGTTGTGCGTTTTGATAAAGATTTTCTAAAATGTGAAAGTTACATTACTAATTTAATTAAGATTATTGATGTTATGGGGCTTTTTTTAAATTTAGCTGTTATTTGGACTTACACTAATAAGCAACAAGGTAGAAAATATTTGAATGGTTGGAGAAATGAAGTTTTGAAAGATAATGTTTGTGCTTGTTGTGGTGGGGATAAACATTTACAAGCTCATCATATTTTTGGGTATTCTAAATATGAAATGTTAAGGGATGATCCAAGTAATGGAATTGTATTATGTAAATGGTGTCATAAAAAGTATCATTCTTATTATCCTGGTGATGCAAATCTTAAAGATTTAATTGATTTCATTAAAAGGTTTGGTGGTAATCATGAGTGAATTTAATAAGTATGCTAGAGTATCTGCTAGGTTACATCAATCTGAAAAGGAAAAACTTAAAAAAAGTGGTTATACTGCTAGGCATGCTATTGAGTATTTTAATAAGATTGCAAATAATGAAGTTGATTTACTTTGTATTGAGGAGTATTTTTTAAATAAAGAAATTGAAGATTTGAAGTTGGATCTTATTATGAAAGAAAGGCAATTGGATGAAATTCAAAAACATAAAGATGAAATTTATAAAGGACATTTATCTGAATTACGTGTTAAAAGTTATCAACGTATTATTGGTATGTATGGTAATGCTAATGAATCAGGTAATCTTAAAGAATCTTTTGAAGATTTTGTTCAGGGAAAATATGTTCAGGATAGTATTATTCGTGATTTGTCTGGATTGAATTGTCCTTTGGAGGAGTATATGGAGGGTTTGTTTGATTATTATAATGATGTCATACTTGTAGGTAGGACATCTTAAATTTTGTTTATTGTGTAGGTGTCCTACTTTTTTATAATAAAGTAGGACACTTGACTTATATTCCAAATTTATTTTGTCATACTTTTGTGTATGACATTTAATTTGGGGAATTATTATTATTATTATTATTATTATTTAATAATTTTTTAATTAATTAATGAATTAATATAACAATGTTATAAAAACAAGAGGAAGGAGATAAAAATGAGAATGTTAAAATTAAATGGGACTGATGTTGAAGGGGATTTGTATGAATGGAGTAAACTTATTACTGACTTGGGGGATAAGGAAGTTAAGTATTATAATTTAAAGGAAAAGTACAATGAATTATCTGAAAAGATAATTGAAAGTACTGATTTTAAAGAATTGTACGGTAAAAATAATGAAAGTGTTCGTAAGAATCATGTTAAAAATGAATTATCTGATATGGTGAAAGAGATTAAATCATTAGAGTTTCGTATTGATTACTGTAAAAGAAGGATCATGTTTTTGAAACAGTTGATTCATACAAAAACAGTGTTACTTCAAATAAAAAATTGAGGGGATATAATGGATAAAACATGTAATAATTGTAAGCATCGTTGTTATAATGAATGTACTTTATTAGATGAATTAATTTTAATTGTTGGGTCTTGTGTGATGTGGACTGAAAGATAACTCGGAGGAATAAGTTTATGGGTAAAGAAGAAAAGTATCCTCAAATTGTTTTAGAAACTGATGGAACTTATGTTATTTTCATTGAGAAAAATGTTAAAGTTTCTTTCAATTCCAAAGAAGCAATTGAGGATTTTACAAAAAATAAAGATTTTACTATAATTGGAAAAGATGCACAGCCTTCTAAAGGTAAAACTTTGCCTTATTTAGGGAATTATATTGTGTCATAAGTCAATTAGTTCTGTTGAAATATCTGTTGGATCTGAATTAATGTTATGTCTAATTTTTAATAGTTCGATAAGGTTAGACATGGCTAATTCAGTTTTTTCAGTTATTTTATGGCCTGGTTTTATCTTTTCATTATTGTATTTTTCAATTTTTTGTAATTGGATTGAAATAATGTAATCTAGGAGTTTTTTATTAGTAAGATTTCCATTTTCTAATTGGGTATAAATATCTGAAATAATATAATCACCTCCTATATTTTTGGTGATTATATAGTTATGTTTTAAAATTTTATTAAGAATGATGATTGTGAAAAATGGGGGATGAAAATTTATGAAATTTTTAGAATTATTAAACAAATTAGAAGAGTATAATTGTAATTATGATTTACAAGATGTAGAAATCACTT
This is a stretch of genomic DNA from Methanobrevibacter oralis. It encodes these proteins:
- a CDS encoding KTSC domain-containing protein — translated: MIMTPVSSSNLESVGYDPSTETLRIKFLKSGLYEYYNVPQDVYDGLMAASSKGKYFHNNIKDKYPYTKLE
- a CDS encoding HNH endonuclease signature motif containing protein; protein product: MNPPLLITTFGRAKVDTSGYYRITSRREGNHLKLLHRLIFEKFHGGIPEGYIVHHKDGDKFNNCILNLELLSLREHIIHHDKGNDAKHRKICLARNNTGYRRVSIKKCDSCKQGFIYYYRYYDDEGNHKSIVSVNFDILKEKVLSKGLLWEKFEDSICEEV
- a CDS encoding AAA family ATPase yields the protein MLSFKMDKPGERKLKTLIYGLDGAGKSTAAELYCKKRDLHPVCVDMDDTNYTDVPRVDVDWKQDRDVVNGMKEIIRDIQRDEHFDTLIIDGCGTLSNLLIPPIKESQRAYLLRTQNFKKIWKCMLNSDINIIFIGQKDLIVTEENDSSKFAEMINNMVDWKFRCYRNGSAFKVECTKWRREKEELY
- a CDS encoding HNH endonuclease; translation: MVNHTDFDNKFVFQSIQKMDKGSFRRYVIPEYLHSNKGNSILLNQAYDIFKNKGSFDGYSVYEIVFEFSPLPFKTFGDIVVRFDKDFLKCESYITNLIKIIDVMGLFLNLAVIWTYTNKQQGRKYLNGWRNEVLKDNVCACCGGDKHLQAHHIFGYSKYEMLRDDPSNGIVLCKWCHKKYHSYYPGDANLKDLIDFIKRFGGNHE
- a CDS encoding AbrB/MazE/SpoVT family DNA-binding domain-containing protein, translated to MKYETKIQKVAGSLTTTIPSTARDFFNLKKGDTLIWEIDFKNDTMTVCKKE
- a CDS encoding SWIM zinc finger family protein, with product MSLTSKTVIKDTQGYIFSVSSESEENTEYTVAYNHDDGWFCNCPHHLFRKAYCKHMKAAAVSENIVDENVFTGGLIG
- a CDS encoding STIV orfB116 family protein — translated: MVKYLLNGFSFSMPRPESGLLVWHSLTEEEFLEQTRYNNVISCIGHKDLARLLNVEYNRESITLNVGDVAYIVYLKGGRLPEGAKTLPDGVELGFNCVKILEEI